The Corvus hawaiiensis isolate bCorHaw1 chromosome 7, bCorHaw1.pri.cur, whole genome shotgun sequence genome contains a region encoding:
- the SLC4A3 gene encoding anion exchange protein 3 isoform X2: MTALQEREEPAKESEGGSSPEVVISTCIRNSLGYEDFDEFAFNFEDYDLWEAIRNHLGYLGGEPTCHRFEDNPGVRRHLMKKPSRSQITRTSKKLASTPSVKKKKKKKKLDRKPHEVFVELNELVVDKNQEMHWRETARWIKFEEDVEEDTARWGKPHVASLSFRSLLELRKTIAHGAVLLDLEQTTLPGIAHLMVETMIISDQIRAEDRANVLRALLLKHSHPNDEKEGFFPRNHSSSSMNSIVGNHHHNHTTDTCVPLMGEERIEMADPKANETECKEKNPHLHNSEGHRKYLKLMEKIPEDAEATVVLVGCVQFLEQPTMAFVRLNEAVFLESVLEVPIPVRFIFVLLGPSQANMDYHEIGRSISTLMSDKHFHEAAYMADDRQDLLNAINEFLDCSIVIPPSEVEGKDLLKSIATFQKLLLKKRKEREQKSMKEGTAQEAKELCEVKAEEEEEEAEDDPLKRTGIFFGGLVRDIKRRYPKYLSDIRDALHSQCLAAVLFIYFAALSPAITFGGLLGEKTEGLMGVSELIISTSVLGILFSLLGAQPLLVIGFSGPLLVFEEAFYKFCQTQGIEYLTGRVWIGLWLIVFIFIIVAAEGSFLVRYISPFTQEIFAFLISLIFIYETFYKLYKVFAEHPLLKFYPPDVQSSLNASMLSTDAMSLGTRMQPNTALLSLILMLGTFFIAFFMRKFKNSRFLGGKARRIIGDFGIPISILVMVLVDYTITDTYTQKLNVPSGLSVTSPHKRGWFIHPMGSSGTFPLWMMFASAIPALLVFILIFMETQITTLIVSKKERKLLKGSGFHLDLLLIGTMGGLCALFGLPWLTAATVRSVTHVNALTVMSKAIAPGEKPRIEEVKEQRVTGVLIAALVGLSIVMGNMLRQIPLAVLFGIFLYMGVTSLTGIQLYERLLLIFMPSKHHPDHIYVVKVKTWRMNLFTCIQLACIVLLWVVKSTVASLAFPFVLIMTVPLRRFVLPHFFHDRELKALDSEDAEPNFDEDGRDEYNELHMPV; the protein is encoded by the exons ATGACAGCCCTTCAAGAGAGAGAGGAGCCAGCGAAGGAATCAGAAGGGGGCAGCAGCCCGGAGGTAGTGATAAGCACCTGTATTCGCAACTCACTCGGCTATGAAGATTTTGATGAATTTGCCTTCAATTTTGAAGACTATGATTTATGGGAGGCCATCAGAAACCATCTGGGCTACCTGGGCGGGGAGCCCACCT GCCACCGCTTTGAAGATAACCCAGGTGTGAGGAGGCATCTGATGAAAAAACCATCTCGGAGTCAGATCACCAGGACAAGCAAAAAATTAGCATCAACTCCCTCTgtcaagaaaaagaagaagaagaagaagttgGATAGAAAGCCCCACGAG GTGTTTGTGGAGCTGAATGAGCTGGTGGTGGATAAGAACCAGGAGATGCACTGGAGAGAGACAGCCCGCTGGATCAAGTTTGAGGAGGATGTGGAGGAGGATACAGCAAGGTGGGGGAAACCTCACGTGGCTTCACTGTCCTTCCGCAGTCTGCTGGAGCTCAGGAAGACTATTGCCCACG GTGCCGTCCTCCTTGACTTGGAGCAGACCACTCTGCCTGGCATTGCTCACCTCATGGTGGAGACCATGATCATCTCTGACCAGATCAGAGCAGAAGATCGAGCCAACGTGCTGCGTGCCCTGCTGCTGAAGCACAG CCATCCCAATGATGAGAAAGAGGGCTTCTTCCCGAGGAaccactccagctccagcatgaACTCCATCGTGGGAAACCACCATCACAACCACACCACAGACACTTGCGTGCCCCTCATGGGGGAAGAACGCATTGAGATGGCCGACCCCAAGGCCAACGAGACCGAGTGCAAGGAG AAAAACCCGCATCTCCATAACTCTGAGGGCCATCGTAAATACTTGAAGCTGATGGAGAAGATCCCTGAAGATGCAGAGGCCACAGTGGTCCTTGTGG GTTGTGTGCAGTTTCTGGAGCAGCCAACCATGGCCTTCGTCCGACTAAATGAGGCTGTCTTCCTGGAATCTGTCTTGGAGGTCCCAATTCCTGTCAGATTCatctttgtgctgctgggacCTAGCCAGGCCAACATGGACTACCACGAAATTGGCCGCTCAATCTCCACCCTCATGTCCGACAAG CACTTCCACGAGGCTGCATACATGGCAGATGATCGTCAAGACCTCCTCAATGCAATCAACGAGTTCTTGGACTGCAGCATTGTCATCCCCCCATCAGAGGTGGAGGGGAAAGACTTGCTCAAATCCATTGCCACCTTCCAGAAGTTGCtgctgaagaagaggaaggaaagggagcaGAAGTCCATGAAGGAGGGGACTGCTCAGGAAGCCAAAG AGCTGTGTGAAGTGAaagctgaggaagaagaggaggaagctgAGGACGACCCTTTGAAGCGAACCGGGATATTTTTTGGAGGTCTGGTTCGGGACATAAAGCGCAGGTACCCCAAATACCTCAGTGACATCAGAGACGCCTTGCACAGCCAGTGTCTCGCAGCCGTTCTCTTCATCTACTTTGCTGCTCTCTCTCCTGCCATCACCTTCGGGGGACTCCTAG gagagaaaacagagggTCTCATGGGGGTCTCCGAGCTGATAATCTCCACCTCAGTTTTAGGGATCCTCTTCTCCCTGCTTGGAGCCCAGCCACTCCTGGTCATTGGCTTCTCAGGGCCTCTGCTGGTGTTTGAAGAAGCTTTTTACAAG TTCTGCCAGACTCAAGGCATTGAGTATCTGACAGGCAGAGTGTGGATTGGTTTGTGGCTCATCGTCTTCATCTTCATTATTGTGGCAGCTGAAGGAAGCTTCTTGGTGCGCTACATCTCGCCCTTCACCCAGGAGATCTTTGCTTTCCTCATCTCCCTCATCTTTATCTATGAGACCTTCTACAAACTGTACAAG GTGTTTGCAGAACATCCTTTGCTGAAGTTCTACCCACCAGACGTGCAGAGCAGCCTGAATGCCAGCATGCTCTCTACAGATGCAATGTCACTGGGAACCAGGATGCAGCCCaacactgctctgctctccctcatCCTCATGCTGGGCACTTTCTTCATTGCCTTCTTTATGCGCAAGTTCAAGAACAGCCGCTTCCTAGGAGGAAAG GCACGGCGGATCATCGGAGACTTCGGGatccccatctccatcctgGTTATGGTGCTGGTGGATTACACCATCACTGACACCTACACACAG AAGCTGAATGTCCCCTCTGGCCTGTCGGTCACATCCCCTCACAAGCGTGGCTGGTTCATCCACCCCATGGGCAGTAGTGGGACCTTTCCGCTGTGGATGATGTTTGCctctgccatccctgccctcctggtCTTCATTCTTATCTTCATGGAAACACAGATCACTAC GCTGATTGTTAGCAAGAAGGAGAGGAAGTTGCTGAAAGGCTCTGGCTTCCACCTGGACCTTCTGCTCATTGGCACAATGGGGGGGCTTTGTGCTCTCTTTGGGCTGCCCTGGCTGACGGCAGCGACAGTGCGCTCCGTCACCCACGTCAACGCCCTGACCGTCATGAGCAAGGCCATCGCACCCGGGGAGAAGCCCAGGATCGAGGAGGTGAAGGAGCAGCGTGTGACCGGAGTGCTTATTGCTGCCCTTGTCG GTCTGTCCATTGTGATGGGGAACATGCTGCGGCAGATCCCGCTGGCTGTGCTCTTCGGCATCTTCCTCTACATGGGGGTTACATCGCTCACTGGCATCCAGCTCTACGAGCGCCTGCTCCTGATCTTCATGCCGTCCAAGCACCACCCTGACCACATCTACGTTGTCAAG GTGAAGACCTGGAGAATGAATCTCTTCACCTGCATTCAACTGGCCTGCATTGTGCTGCTCTGGGTGGTGAAATCTACGGTGGCATCACTGGCCTTCCCCTTTGTCCTGATCATGACAGTGCCACTGCGACGCTTCGTGCTGCCCCACTTCTTCCACGACAGGGAGCTCAAAGCG TTGGACTCGGAGGATGCGGAGCCAAATTTCGACGAGGATGGCCGGGATGAATACAATGAGCTGCACATGCCTGtgtga
- the SLC4A3 gene encoding anion exchange protein 3 isoform X1 produces MAAGESPPVGDVFIDLQQGRDHAEKASPGAEDDEDLDKTLSIERFGDLISKSASSNLEKQSRSYSERDFEFHRQTSHHIHHPLSTHLPSALKFQKRPPRASRRKKRRRKKKKTSIPPSEVTPTIQEVDEEGGEEEEEEEEEEEEEGESEAEEVQEKEISAESEAEACGKDTSPKLESPSKPKFTVGSDEEESSSALAPTQFHVEEECGILSPMPRFADLLQDKGPASLHSPPGPRERLSRGWEKRKAWGQVASGQRVTYDLKERMCIGSMTTLESAAYQRVPTDEAEAQMLASADLDGMKSHRFEDNPGVRRHLMKKPSRSQITRTSKKLASTPSVKKKKKKKKLDRKPHEVFVELNELVVDKNQEMHWRETARWIKFEEDVEEDTARWGKPHVASLSFRSLLELRKTIAHGAVLLDLEQTTLPGIAHLMVETMIISDQIRAEDRANVLRALLLKHSHPNDEKEGFFPRNHSSSSMNSIVGNHHHNHTTDTCVPLMGEERIEMADPKANETECKEKNPHLHNSEGHRKYLKLMEKIPEDAEATVVLVGCVQFLEQPTMAFVRLNEAVFLESVLEVPIPVRFIFVLLGPSQANMDYHEIGRSISTLMSDKHFHEAAYMADDRQDLLNAINEFLDCSIVIPPSEVEGKDLLKSIATFQKLLLKKRKEREQKSMKEGTAQEAKELCEVKAEEEEEEAEDDPLKRTGIFFGGLVRDIKRRYPKYLSDIRDALHSQCLAAVLFIYFAALSPAITFGGLLGEKTEGLMGVSELIISTSVLGILFSLLGAQPLLVIGFSGPLLVFEEAFYKFCQTQGIEYLTGRVWIGLWLIVFIFIIVAAEGSFLVRYISPFTQEIFAFLISLIFIYETFYKLYKVFAEHPLLKFYPPDVQSSLNASMLSTDAMSLGTRMQPNTALLSLILMLGTFFIAFFMRKFKNSRFLGGKARRIIGDFGIPISILVMVLVDYTITDTYTQKLNVPSGLSVTSPHKRGWFIHPMGSSGTFPLWMMFASAIPALLVFILIFMETQITTLIVSKKERKLLKGSGFHLDLLLIGTMGGLCALFGLPWLTAATVRSVTHVNALTVMSKAIAPGEKPRIEEVKEQRVTGVLIAALVGLSIVMGNMLRQIPLAVLFGIFLYMGVTSLTGIQLYERLLLIFMPSKHHPDHIYVVKVKTWRMNLFTCIQLACIVLLWVVKSTVASLAFPFVLIMTVPLRRFVLPHFFHDRELKALDSEDAEPNFDEDGRDEYNELHMPV; encoded by the exons ATGGCAGCTGGAGAGTCCCCTCCCGTAGGAGATGTCTTCATCGACTTGCAGCAG ggcagagatCACGCAGAGAAAGCCTCTCCTGGTGCCGAGGACGATGAGGACTTGGATAAGACTTTGTCAATCGAGAGATTTGGGGACCTGATAAGCAAGTCAGCATCAAGCAATCTGGAGAAGCAAAGTCGCAGCTACAGTGAGAGAGATTTTGAAT tcCACCGCCAAACCTCGCACCACATCCATCATCCCCTTTCCACTCACCTCCCTTCTGCCCTCAAGTTCCAAAAGAGGCCACCCCGtgccagcaggaggaaaaaaaggaggaggaaaaagaagaagacCTCAATACCCCCCTCAGAGGTCACCCCCACCATCCAGGAAGTGGacgaggagggaggagaagaggaggaagaagaggaagaagaagaagaggaagaaggagaatCTGAGGCAGAGGAGGTCCAGGAGAAAGAAATCTCTGCAGAGTCTGAGGCCGAAGCTTGTGGGAAGGACACATCCCCTAAGCTGGAGTCCCCAAGCAAACCAAAG TTCACCGTCGGCAGCGATGAGGAGGAGTCCAGCAGCGCCCTGGCTCCCACGCAGTTCCACGTGGAGGAGGAGTGTGGCATCCTGTCCCCCATGCCTCGCTTTGCTGACCTGCTGCAGGACAAGGGCCCCGCCTCTCTCCACAG CCCCCCTGGGCCTCGAGAGCGTCTGTCACGTGGGTGGGAGAAGCGCAAAGCCTGGGGGCAGGTGGCGAGTGGACAACGGGTTACCTATGACTTGAAGGAGAGGATGTGCATCGGCAGCATGACCACCCTGGAGAGCGCGGCGTACCAGCGCGTCCCCACGGACGAGGCCGAGGCCCAGATGCTGGCGTCTGCTGACCTGGACGGCATGAAAA GCCACCGCTTTGAAGATAACCCAGGTGTGAGGAGGCATCTGATGAAAAAACCATCTCGGAGTCAGATCACCAGGACAAGCAAAAAATTAGCATCAACTCCCTCTgtcaagaaaaagaagaagaagaagaagttgGATAGAAAGCCCCACGAG GTGTTTGTGGAGCTGAATGAGCTGGTGGTGGATAAGAACCAGGAGATGCACTGGAGAGAGACAGCCCGCTGGATCAAGTTTGAGGAGGATGTGGAGGAGGATACAGCAAGGTGGGGGAAACCTCACGTGGCTTCACTGTCCTTCCGCAGTCTGCTGGAGCTCAGGAAGACTATTGCCCACG GTGCCGTCCTCCTTGACTTGGAGCAGACCACTCTGCCTGGCATTGCTCACCTCATGGTGGAGACCATGATCATCTCTGACCAGATCAGAGCAGAAGATCGAGCCAACGTGCTGCGTGCCCTGCTGCTGAAGCACAG CCATCCCAATGATGAGAAAGAGGGCTTCTTCCCGAGGAaccactccagctccagcatgaACTCCATCGTGGGAAACCACCATCACAACCACACCACAGACACTTGCGTGCCCCTCATGGGGGAAGAACGCATTGAGATGGCCGACCCCAAGGCCAACGAGACCGAGTGCAAGGAG AAAAACCCGCATCTCCATAACTCTGAGGGCCATCGTAAATACTTGAAGCTGATGGAGAAGATCCCTGAAGATGCAGAGGCCACAGTGGTCCTTGTGG GTTGTGTGCAGTTTCTGGAGCAGCCAACCATGGCCTTCGTCCGACTAAATGAGGCTGTCTTCCTGGAATCTGTCTTGGAGGTCCCAATTCCTGTCAGATTCatctttgtgctgctgggacCTAGCCAGGCCAACATGGACTACCACGAAATTGGCCGCTCAATCTCCACCCTCATGTCCGACAAG CACTTCCACGAGGCTGCATACATGGCAGATGATCGTCAAGACCTCCTCAATGCAATCAACGAGTTCTTGGACTGCAGCATTGTCATCCCCCCATCAGAGGTGGAGGGGAAAGACTTGCTCAAATCCATTGCCACCTTCCAGAAGTTGCtgctgaagaagaggaaggaaagggagcaGAAGTCCATGAAGGAGGGGACTGCTCAGGAAGCCAAAG AGCTGTGTGAAGTGAaagctgaggaagaagaggaggaagctgAGGACGACCCTTTGAAGCGAACCGGGATATTTTTTGGAGGTCTGGTTCGGGACATAAAGCGCAGGTACCCCAAATACCTCAGTGACATCAGAGACGCCTTGCACAGCCAGTGTCTCGCAGCCGTTCTCTTCATCTACTTTGCTGCTCTCTCTCCTGCCATCACCTTCGGGGGACTCCTAG gagagaaaacagagggTCTCATGGGGGTCTCCGAGCTGATAATCTCCACCTCAGTTTTAGGGATCCTCTTCTCCCTGCTTGGAGCCCAGCCACTCCTGGTCATTGGCTTCTCAGGGCCTCTGCTGGTGTTTGAAGAAGCTTTTTACAAG TTCTGCCAGACTCAAGGCATTGAGTATCTGACAGGCAGAGTGTGGATTGGTTTGTGGCTCATCGTCTTCATCTTCATTATTGTGGCAGCTGAAGGAAGCTTCTTGGTGCGCTACATCTCGCCCTTCACCCAGGAGATCTTTGCTTTCCTCATCTCCCTCATCTTTATCTATGAGACCTTCTACAAACTGTACAAG GTGTTTGCAGAACATCCTTTGCTGAAGTTCTACCCACCAGACGTGCAGAGCAGCCTGAATGCCAGCATGCTCTCTACAGATGCAATGTCACTGGGAACCAGGATGCAGCCCaacactgctctgctctccctcatCCTCATGCTGGGCACTTTCTTCATTGCCTTCTTTATGCGCAAGTTCAAGAACAGCCGCTTCCTAGGAGGAAAG GCACGGCGGATCATCGGAGACTTCGGGatccccatctccatcctgGTTATGGTGCTGGTGGATTACACCATCACTGACACCTACACACAG AAGCTGAATGTCCCCTCTGGCCTGTCGGTCACATCCCCTCACAAGCGTGGCTGGTTCATCCACCCCATGGGCAGTAGTGGGACCTTTCCGCTGTGGATGATGTTTGCctctgccatccctgccctcctggtCTTCATTCTTATCTTCATGGAAACACAGATCACTAC GCTGATTGTTAGCAAGAAGGAGAGGAAGTTGCTGAAAGGCTCTGGCTTCCACCTGGACCTTCTGCTCATTGGCACAATGGGGGGGCTTTGTGCTCTCTTTGGGCTGCCCTGGCTGACGGCAGCGACAGTGCGCTCCGTCACCCACGTCAACGCCCTGACCGTCATGAGCAAGGCCATCGCACCCGGGGAGAAGCCCAGGATCGAGGAGGTGAAGGAGCAGCGTGTGACCGGAGTGCTTATTGCTGCCCTTGTCG GTCTGTCCATTGTGATGGGGAACATGCTGCGGCAGATCCCGCTGGCTGTGCTCTTCGGCATCTTCCTCTACATGGGGGTTACATCGCTCACTGGCATCCAGCTCTACGAGCGCCTGCTCCTGATCTTCATGCCGTCCAAGCACCACCCTGACCACATCTACGTTGTCAAG GTGAAGACCTGGAGAATGAATCTCTTCACCTGCATTCAACTGGCCTGCATTGTGCTGCTCTGGGTGGTGAAATCTACGGTGGCATCACTGGCCTTCCCCTTTGTCCTGATCATGACAGTGCCACTGCGACGCTTCGTGCTGCCCCACTTCTTCCACGACAGGGAGCTCAAAGCG TTGGACTCGGAGGATGCGGAGCCAAATTTCGACGAGGATGGCCGGGATGAATACAATGAGCTGCACATGCCTGtgtga
- the SLC4A3 gene encoding anion exchange protein 3 isoform X3, translated as MPRFADLLQDKGPASLHSPPGPRERLSRGWEKRKAWGQVASGQRVTYDLKERMCIGSMTTLESAAYQRVPTDEAEAQMLASADLDGMKSHRFEDNPGVRRHLMKKPSRSQITRTSKKLASTPSVKKKKKKKKLDRKPHEVFVELNELVVDKNQEMHWRETARWIKFEEDVEEDTARWGKPHVASLSFRSLLELRKTIAHGAVLLDLEQTTLPGIAHLMVETMIISDQIRAEDRANVLRALLLKHSHPNDEKEGFFPRNHSSSSMNSIVGNHHHNHTTDTCVPLMGEERIEMADPKANETECKEKNPHLHNSEGHRKYLKLMEKIPEDAEATVVLVGCVQFLEQPTMAFVRLNEAVFLESVLEVPIPVRFIFVLLGPSQANMDYHEIGRSISTLMSDKHFHEAAYMADDRQDLLNAINEFLDCSIVIPPSEVEGKDLLKSIATFQKLLLKKRKEREQKSMKEGTAQEAKELCEVKAEEEEEEAEDDPLKRTGIFFGGLVRDIKRRYPKYLSDIRDALHSQCLAAVLFIYFAALSPAITFGGLLGEKTEGLMGVSELIISTSVLGILFSLLGAQPLLVIGFSGPLLVFEEAFYKFCQTQGIEYLTGRVWIGLWLIVFIFIIVAAEGSFLVRYISPFTQEIFAFLISLIFIYETFYKLYKVFAEHPLLKFYPPDVQSSLNASMLSTDAMSLGTRMQPNTALLSLILMLGTFFIAFFMRKFKNSRFLGGKARRIIGDFGIPISILVMVLVDYTITDTYTQKLNVPSGLSVTSPHKRGWFIHPMGSSGTFPLWMMFASAIPALLVFILIFMETQITTLIVSKKERKLLKGSGFHLDLLLIGTMGGLCALFGLPWLTAATVRSVTHVNALTVMSKAIAPGEKPRIEEVKEQRVTGVLIAALVGLSIVMGNMLRQIPLAVLFGIFLYMGVTSLTGIQLYERLLLIFMPSKHHPDHIYVVKVKTWRMNLFTCIQLACIVLLWVVKSTVASLAFPFVLIMTVPLRRFVLPHFFHDRELKALDSEDAEPNFDEDGRDEYNELHMPV; from the exons ATGCCTCGCTTTGCTGACCTGCTGCAGGACAAGGGCCCCGCCTCTCTCCACAG CCCCCCTGGGCCTCGAGAGCGTCTGTCACGTGGGTGGGAGAAGCGCAAAGCCTGGGGGCAGGTGGCGAGTGGACAACGGGTTACCTATGACTTGAAGGAGAGGATGTGCATCGGCAGCATGACCACCCTGGAGAGCGCGGCGTACCAGCGCGTCCCCACGGACGAGGCCGAGGCCCAGATGCTGGCGTCTGCTGACCTGGACGGCATGAAAA GCCACCGCTTTGAAGATAACCCAGGTGTGAGGAGGCATCTGATGAAAAAACCATCTCGGAGTCAGATCACCAGGACAAGCAAAAAATTAGCATCAACTCCCTCTgtcaagaaaaagaagaagaagaagaagttgGATAGAAAGCCCCACGAG GTGTTTGTGGAGCTGAATGAGCTGGTGGTGGATAAGAACCAGGAGATGCACTGGAGAGAGACAGCCCGCTGGATCAAGTTTGAGGAGGATGTGGAGGAGGATACAGCAAGGTGGGGGAAACCTCACGTGGCTTCACTGTCCTTCCGCAGTCTGCTGGAGCTCAGGAAGACTATTGCCCACG GTGCCGTCCTCCTTGACTTGGAGCAGACCACTCTGCCTGGCATTGCTCACCTCATGGTGGAGACCATGATCATCTCTGACCAGATCAGAGCAGAAGATCGAGCCAACGTGCTGCGTGCCCTGCTGCTGAAGCACAG CCATCCCAATGATGAGAAAGAGGGCTTCTTCCCGAGGAaccactccagctccagcatgaACTCCATCGTGGGAAACCACCATCACAACCACACCACAGACACTTGCGTGCCCCTCATGGGGGAAGAACGCATTGAGATGGCCGACCCCAAGGCCAACGAGACCGAGTGCAAGGAG AAAAACCCGCATCTCCATAACTCTGAGGGCCATCGTAAATACTTGAAGCTGATGGAGAAGATCCCTGAAGATGCAGAGGCCACAGTGGTCCTTGTGG GTTGTGTGCAGTTTCTGGAGCAGCCAACCATGGCCTTCGTCCGACTAAATGAGGCTGTCTTCCTGGAATCTGTCTTGGAGGTCCCAATTCCTGTCAGATTCatctttgtgctgctgggacCTAGCCAGGCCAACATGGACTACCACGAAATTGGCCGCTCAATCTCCACCCTCATGTCCGACAAG CACTTCCACGAGGCTGCATACATGGCAGATGATCGTCAAGACCTCCTCAATGCAATCAACGAGTTCTTGGACTGCAGCATTGTCATCCCCCCATCAGAGGTGGAGGGGAAAGACTTGCTCAAATCCATTGCCACCTTCCAGAAGTTGCtgctgaagaagaggaaggaaagggagcaGAAGTCCATGAAGGAGGGGACTGCTCAGGAAGCCAAAG AGCTGTGTGAAGTGAaagctgaggaagaagaggaggaagctgAGGACGACCCTTTGAAGCGAACCGGGATATTTTTTGGAGGTCTGGTTCGGGACATAAAGCGCAGGTACCCCAAATACCTCAGTGACATCAGAGACGCCTTGCACAGCCAGTGTCTCGCAGCCGTTCTCTTCATCTACTTTGCTGCTCTCTCTCCTGCCATCACCTTCGGGGGACTCCTAG gagagaaaacagagggTCTCATGGGGGTCTCCGAGCTGATAATCTCCACCTCAGTTTTAGGGATCCTCTTCTCCCTGCTTGGAGCCCAGCCACTCCTGGTCATTGGCTTCTCAGGGCCTCTGCTGGTGTTTGAAGAAGCTTTTTACAAG TTCTGCCAGACTCAAGGCATTGAGTATCTGACAGGCAGAGTGTGGATTGGTTTGTGGCTCATCGTCTTCATCTTCATTATTGTGGCAGCTGAAGGAAGCTTCTTGGTGCGCTACATCTCGCCCTTCACCCAGGAGATCTTTGCTTTCCTCATCTCCCTCATCTTTATCTATGAGACCTTCTACAAACTGTACAAG GTGTTTGCAGAACATCCTTTGCTGAAGTTCTACCCACCAGACGTGCAGAGCAGCCTGAATGCCAGCATGCTCTCTACAGATGCAATGTCACTGGGAACCAGGATGCAGCCCaacactgctctgctctccctcatCCTCATGCTGGGCACTTTCTTCATTGCCTTCTTTATGCGCAAGTTCAAGAACAGCCGCTTCCTAGGAGGAAAG GCACGGCGGATCATCGGAGACTTCGGGatccccatctccatcctgGTTATGGTGCTGGTGGATTACACCATCACTGACACCTACACACAG AAGCTGAATGTCCCCTCTGGCCTGTCGGTCACATCCCCTCACAAGCGTGGCTGGTTCATCCACCCCATGGGCAGTAGTGGGACCTTTCCGCTGTGGATGATGTTTGCctctgccatccctgccctcctggtCTTCATTCTTATCTTCATGGAAACACAGATCACTAC GCTGATTGTTAGCAAGAAGGAGAGGAAGTTGCTGAAAGGCTCTGGCTTCCACCTGGACCTTCTGCTCATTGGCACAATGGGGGGGCTTTGTGCTCTCTTTGGGCTGCCCTGGCTGACGGCAGCGACAGTGCGCTCCGTCACCCACGTCAACGCCCTGACCGTCATGAGCAAGGCCATCGCACCCGGGGAGAAGCCCAGGATCGAGGAGGTGAAGGAGCAGCGTGTGACCGGAGTGCTTATTGCTGCCCTTGTCG GTCTGTCCATTGTGATGGGGAACATGCTGCGGCAGATCCCGCTGGCTGTGCTCTTCGGCATCTTCCTCTACATGGGGGTTACATCGCTCACTGGCATCCAGCTCTACGAGCGCCTGCTCCTGATCTTCATGCCGTCCAAGCACCACCCTGACCACATCTACGTTGTCAAG GTGAAGACCTGGAGAATGAATCTCTTCACCTGCATTCAACTGGCCTGCATTGTGCTGCTCTGGGTGGTGAAATCTACGGTGGCATCACTGGCCTTCCCCTTTGTCCTGATCATGACAGTGCCACTGCGACGCTTCGTGCTGCCCCACTTCTTCCACGACAGGGAGCTCAAAGCG TTGGACTCGGAGGATGCGGAGCCAAATTTCGACGAGGATGGCCGGGATGAATACAATGAGCTGCACATGCCTGtgtga